From the genome of Pseudomonas sp. TMP9, one region includes:
- a CDS encoding transcriptional regulator — MKFQIESPEKLGLLIRASRKAMELRQDDAAGSIGVSENFLGKVERGAETVQWGKLFLVMKELGLDISVEVPEEFSSSAELHLKRLLDKRQSGNTAASGEDA; from the coding sequence GTGAAATTCCAGATTGAATCCCCGGAAAAACTGGGCCTGCTGATCCGTGCCAGCCGGAAAGCCATGGAGCTTCGCCAGGATGATGCAGCAGGCAGCATAGGTGTGAGCGAGAACTTTCTGGGTAAAGTCGAGCGGGGCGCAGAGACGGTGCAATGGGGAAAGCTGTTTCTAGTGATGAAAGAGTTGGGCCTGGATATCTCGGTCGAAGTGCCTGAGGAGTTCTCGTCTTCAGCGGAGCTTCACTTGAAGCGCTTATTGGATAAGCGGCAGAGCGGTAATACAGCAGCCTCTGGTGAGGACGCGTGA
- a CDS encoding restriction endonuclease subunit S, whose protein sequence is MLHSAPATAWLYYLVGSENFRKRLESLVESATRSHQRVNPTDILKFQGAFPSALEQTQIARFLDHETARIDALIEEQQRLIELLKEKRQAVISHAVTKGLDPTVPMKDSGVEWLGEVPAHWQIGALKHFISPVPGAIKTGPFGSHLKSEDMKEGPYKVFNQRSVIDADFSAGDNFISEEKFAELRGFTAFPGDVLVTTRGTIGRAAILPDNAEVGILHPCLLRVQVEKSKITSSYLCRLIQESHLLKTQLSLMSNSTTIEVIYSETMANLFIPVPPITEQGLIAAFLDDVIRKFGALTNDANESVRLLQERRSALISAAVTGKIDVRGWQPPASVQAPVLEAEAV, encoded by the coding sequence GTGTTGCACTCAGCTCCTGCAACCGCCTGGCTTTATTATCTTGTTGGGTCTGAAAACTTCAGGAAGCGACTTGAATCATTGGTTGAATCAGCTACTCGTAGCCATCAACGAGTTAACCCAACTGATATTTTGAAGTTTCAAGGCGCTTTTCCGTCTGCACTTGAGCAAACCCAAATCGCCCGCTTCCTCGACCACGAAACCGCCCGCATCGACGCGCTGATCGAAGAGCAGCAGCGCCTGATCGAACTGCTCAAGGAAAAGCGCCAGGCCGTGATTTCCCACGCTGTCACCAAAGGCCTCGACCCCACGGTGCCGATGAAAGACTCCGGCGTGGAGTGGCTAGGCGAGGTGCCGGCGCATTGGCAAATAGGCGCATTAAAACACTTCATTTCTCCTGTGCCCGGCGCTATCAAAACAGGGCCATTTGGAAGTCACCTGAAATCGGAAGATATGAAGGAAGGGCCTTATAAGGTTTTTAACCAGCGCAGTGTGATAGATGCTGACTTCAGTGCTGGGGATAATTTTATTTCGGAGGAAAAGTTCGCGGAGCTAAGAGGGTTTACTGCATTCCCTGGTGATGTATTAGTGACAACCAGAGGGACGATTGGACGAGCCGCCATTTTGCCAGATAACGCCGAAGTCGGAATTCTCCATCCTTGCTTACTCCGGGTTCAGGTAGAAAAATCGAAGATTACTTCGTCATACCTTTGTCGGCTAATTCAAGAAAGCCACCTGCTGAAAACGCAGCTTTCATTGATGAGCAATTCAACAACGATTGAGGTTATCTACTCCGAGACGATGGCCAATCTATTCATTCCTGTTCCTCCGATTACAGAGCAAGGGCTGATTGCAGCCTTTCTCGACGATGTAATCCGTAAATTTGGTGCTTTAACCAACGATGCAAATGAAAGCGTCAGGCTGCTCCAAGAACGCCGATC
- a CDS encoding ATP-binding protein, with amino-acid sequence MDAVRNPYSPGAGTRPPELAGRDQLRERVRIAIERIRIGRPAKSVILVGLRGVGKTVLLNQIMLDAQAAKIECVYVEATESRSLPALLAPSLRRALLSLSTVDAAKDLSVRGLRALAGFVSGLKVKFGDIEVGLDYAPEAGLADNGDLEGDLSDLLVQVGKAAKAAGTAVVMFVDELQYVDESQLAALITSLHRVSQLSLPVTLVGAGLPQLRGRAGNAKSYAERLFDYPDIGPLSPDEARLAFVKPATDEGVRVDTNAADMIVNVTRGYPYFIQAWGSCTWDVAENDEITLEDVQTATAIATASLDESFFRVRFDRMTVAEKQYLRAMASLGEGPHRSGDIAASLHRTVQSLGPIRGSLINKGMIWSPTHGDTAFTVPMFDQYMYRIMPGEDWRPAPPSATSS; translated from the coding sequence ATGGACGCCGTTCGAAATCCCTACTCGCCTGGTGCAGGCACCCGGCCACCTGAATTGGCTGGCCGCGACCAGTTGCGTGAGCGCGTCCGCATTGCTATCGAGCGTATCCGTATCGGTCGTCCTGCGAAGAGTGTGATCCTCGTTGGCCTGCGCGGTGTTGGCAAAACCGTGCTGCTTAACCAGATCATGCTTGATGCTCAAGCGGCCAAGATCGAGTGTGTATACGTCGAGGCTACGGAGTCTCGCTCGCTACCTGCTCTGCTAGCGCCGTCGCTGCGCAGGGCATTGCTGTCCCTTAGTACTGTAGACGCGGCCAAGGACTTATCTGTTCGTGGGCTGCGAGCACTGGCGGGTTTTGTCAGCGGACTAAAGGTCAAATTTGGCGACATCGAGGTAGGTCTCGACTATGCGCCAGAAGCAGGTTTAGCAGACAACGGTGATCTCGAGGGGGATCTGAGCGATCTACTTGTGCAGGTTGGAAAGGCAGCGAAAGCAGCGGGTACAGCGGTAGTCATGTTCGTGGATGAGCTTCAGTACGTTGACGAGAGTCAGTTAGCCGCACTGATTACTTCCCTGCACCGGGTGTCTCAGCTGTCCTTGCCAGTGACATTGGTTGGGGCTGGGCTGCCTCAACTTCGGGGCAGGGCTGGGAATGCCAAGTCTTACGCAGAGCGCTTATTTGACTACCCGGACATCGGGCCATTATCACCTGACGAGGCACGCCTAGCATTCGTAAAGCCCGCCACTGACGAAGGTGTTCGAGTCGATACGAATGCAGCTGACATGATTGTCAACGTTACGCGCGGTTACCCCTACTTTATCCAGGCATGGGGAAGCTGTACGTGGGATGTCGCAGAGAATGATGAGATAACCTTAGAGGATGTCCAAACAGCCACAGCAATCGCGACAGCTTCTTTGGACGAAAGCTTTTTCCGGGTGCGTTTTGATCGCATGACTGTTGCTGAAAAACAGTATCTGCGGGCGATGGCATCTCTTGGTGAAGGGCCGCATCGTTCTGGCGATATCGCGGCTAGTTTGCATCGCACAGTTCAGTCGCTCGGGCCAATTCGTGGCTCACTTATCAACAAGGGAATGATCTGGAGCCCTACACACGGCGACACAGCGTTCACCGTTCCCATGTTCGATCAATACATGTACAGGATCATGCCTGGCGAGGATTGGCGGCCAGCACCACCGAGCGCTACATCCAGTTGA
- a CDS encoding ProQ/FinO family protein: MGFEQLAELRDRLRSEKVQVKTDSAKQPIRKPSEHVKPREQDPAVEAIWRLQKHFPLAFPVNPAPKVPLKEGILKDAEQHLELLGVSSEQLKQGIATWCRGSRYWASMTENAPRLDLSGQAAGMVTAAQALYAKQQAKRQRGQARRNQKTPKERTQDEPVDSTVEQTLD; this comes from the coding sequence ATGGGTTTTGAACAACTAGCTGAGCTACGAGACCGCCTACGGTCCGAAAAAGTGCAGGTAAAGACTGATAGTGCGAAGCAGCCTATACGCAAGCCTTCTGAGCACGTTAAGCCTCGCGAGCAAGATCCTGCGGTGGAGGCGATCTGGCGATTGCAGAAGCATTTTCCATTGGCCTTCCCGGTCAATCCGGCCCCCAAGGTTCCGCTTAAGGAAGGGATTTTAAAGGATGCAGAGCAGCATTTAGAGCTGCTTGGAGTATCCAGCGAACAGCTCAAGCAGGGCATCGCTACCTGGTGTCGGGGAAGTCGATATTGGGCAAGCATGACGGAGAATGCGCCGCGCTTAGACCTAAGCGGTCAGGCCGCTGGAATGGTAACGGCGGCTCAGGCGCTGTATGCCAAGCAGCAGGCGAAGCGCCAGCGCGGACAAGCACGACGTAATCAGAAAACGCCGAAAGAGCGTACTCAGGATGAGCCCGTCGATAGCACTGTGGAACAGACCCTGGATTAA
- a CDS encoding IS30 family transposase produces the protein MSYTELSVEERATIQIGRAQGFSLREIACLITRSPSTISRELRRNQGACGGYSARVAQQQMQARRQVCRPMRKLLPGSERFALVTHMLRERLSPEQIAGKLRSMNIPSLREAYVCRETIYNAIYALPVGELRKELIICLRQSKTTRRPRSGGVDRRGQIPEMVSIHVRPPEIEDRLMPGHWEGDLIKGKANASSVGTLVERTSGYLMLVKMNDATATSAIEGFSAALNGMPFAMRKSMTYDQGREMARHAEITQKTGVAIFFCDPHSPWQRGSNENINGLIRQYLPKGTDLSVHSQAELDAIALQLNMRPRKRFDFKCPIEVMGEVMQAAMTMRHDAPTSIH, from the coding sequence ATGTCTTATACCGAACTCAGCGTTGAAGAGCGCGCCACCATTCAAATCGGTCGTGCCCAGGGCTTCAGCCTGCGCGAGATTGCCTGCTTGATCACTCGATCCCCTTCGACCATCAGCCGGGAGTTGCGGCGTAATCAAGGTGCCTGTGGCGGCTACTCGGCCCGGGTGGCACAACAGCAGATGCAAGCCCGCCGGCAGGTGTGTCGACCGATGCGAAAGCTGTTGCCGGGTAGCGAGCGCTTCGCGTTGGTGACCCATATGCTGCGTGAGCGTTTGTCTCCCGAGCAGATTGCCGGCAAGCTGCGCAGCATGAATATTCCCAGCCTCAGAGAGGCCTACGTCTGTCGCGAGACGATCTATAACGCGATTTATGCCCTGCCGGTCGGCGAGCTGCGTAAGGAGTTGATCATCTGCTTGCGCCAAAGCAAGACGACGCGCAGACCGCGCTCTGGCGGCGTGGATCGGCGCGGCCAGATCCCTGAAATGGTCAGCATTCACGTGCGCCCCCCTGAAATCGAAGACCGGCTTATGCCGGGGCATTGGGAAGGCGACTTGATCAAGGGTAAAGCCAACGCCTCATCTGTAGGCACGTTGGTGGAGCGCACCAGTGGTTACTTGATGCTGGTGAAGATGAACGACGCGACGGCGACCTCGGCGATAGAGGGCTTCAGTGCAGCGCTCAATGGCATGCCGTTTGCGATGCGCAAGAGCATGACCTACGACCAAGGACGGGAGATGGCGCGGCACGCTGAGATCACCCAGAAAACGGGTGTAGCGATCTTCTTCTGTGACCCTCATAGCCCTTGGCAGCGAGGTAGCAACGAAAACATCAATGGCCTGATCCGCCAGTACCTGCCCAAAGGCACAGACCTGTCGGTACACAGCCAGGCAGAGTTGGATGCCATCGCTCTGCAACTGAACATGCGGCCGCGTAAGCGCTTCGACTTCAAGTGCCCCATCGAAGTTATGGGCGAGGTGATGCAAGCAGCCATGACAATGCGGCATGATGCTCCGACTTCAATTCATTAA
- a CDS encoding HipA domain-containing protein, translating to MTRQLNVWINQTLIGDLEERNGLWTFGYSLEWVKSAGAYPLCPGLPLQVDRHADGASVRPVQWYFDNLLPEEEQRRLIASAARIAEADAFGLLAHFGAESAGSITLLTPGLEPEGGGLNVLPEAELSLRIREMPQIPLAERSAKRMSLAGAQHKVAIVYDGAQLLEPTGNTPSTHILKPDHPGETWVHSVVNEWFVMRLAKRVGLNVPEVHRCYVPQPVYLVERFDRRRSEDCWERLHCIDACQLLGLDRVYKYSEGSMARLSEISSLCRPSAMARLSLFQWLVFNVLVGNEDAHLKNLSCMMTSKGVVLAPFYDLLCTAVYGTRAFDQDRWPQQAELAWPILGQQRLQLINASVLVAAGESMGIKPATALTTLQKMIDSVRVHAPELLQLVEQENQALAQMKPEIRATLAGEIRLLRAIVSIVIGDMTRQLTDVNG from the coding sequence ATGACTCGGCAGCTCAATGTGTGGATCAATCAGACTTTGATTGGTGACCTGGAGGAGCGTAACGGCCTGTGGACATTCGGCTACAGCCTGGAATGGGTCAAGTCTGCAGGTGCATATCCGTTATGCCCCGGTTTGCCGCTGCAAGTCGACCGGCATGCTGATGGTGCTTCTGTTCGCCCGGTGCAGTGGTATTTCGATAACTTGCTGCCGGAGGAGGAGCAGCGCCGCTTGATTGCGAGCGCGGCGCGCATAGCAGAAGCGGATGCCTTTGGTCTCTTGGCTCACTTTGGCGCTGAGTCTGCCGGTTCGATCACGCTTCTTACGCCAGGCCTGGAGCCTGAAGGCGGTGGCCTGAATGTGCTGCCTGAAGCGGAGTTGTCACTGCGTATCCGGGAGATGCCCCAGATACCTCTGGCGGAGCGTTCAGCTAAACGCATGTCGTTGGCAGGGGCGCAGCATAAAGTAGCCATCGTCTATGACGGTGCGCAGCTGCTGGAGCCAACTGGAAATACCCCATCAACCCATATTCTCAAACCAGATCATCCGGGTGAAACCTGGGTCCACTCGGTGGTTAACGAGTGGTTCGTTATGCGTTTGGCCAAGAGAGTGGGGTTGAACGTGCCCGAGGTTCATCGGTGTTACGTTCCTCAGCCGGTGTACTTGGTTGAGCGTTTTGATCGTCGTCGAAGTGAGGACTGTTGGGAGCGTTTGCATTGCATCGACGCCTGCCAATTACTGGGGCTTGATCGCGTGTACAAATACAGCGAAGGGAGCATGGCTCGTCTGAGTGAAATCAGTTCCCTGTGCCGCCCTTCAGCGATGGCGCGCCTGTCACTTTTTCAGTGGTTGGTTTTCAATGTGCTGGTCGGCAACGAGGATGCCCACCTGAAGAACCTCAGTTGCATGATGACTAGCAAGGGTGTCGTGCTGGCTCCTTTCTATGACTTGTTATGCACGGCAGTCTATGGAACGCGTGCCTTTGATCAAGACCGCTGGCCCCAGCAGGCCGAATTGGCTTGGCCAATTCTTGGTCAGCAGCGACTGCAGCTTATCAATGCATCTGTGCTGGTGGCGGCGGGCGAGTCCATGGGCATCAAGCCGGCTACCGCACTAACTACACTGCAAAAAATGATCGATTCCGTTCGAGTTCATGCTCCAGAGCTGTTGCAGCTCGTTGAGCAAGAAAATCAGGCTCTTGCACAAATGAAACCAGAAATTCGCGCCACTCTTGCTGGTGAAATACGTCTCTTGCGCGCGATTGTAAGTATTGTGATCGGCGATATGACTCGGCAGCTGACTGATGTGAATGGGTAA
- a CDS encoding class I SAM-dependent DNA methyltransferase: MNTENHSQTAAFLWSIADLLRGDFKQSQYGRIILPFTLLRRMECVLAPTKDEVVKQTFAQEGRPDTVREMFLLRAADQQFFNASPLTLGTLSDTQTAADLMSYVQAFSKDAREIFEHFHFEDFVQQLETANLLYQVVQRFAATDLSPEFISNFGMGIIFEELIRKFAESSNETAGEHFTPRDIVHLTTSLVITDQDHKLAPNSIVTIYDPTAGTGGFLSEGDEYIQSISTKVSVSLHGQELNPESYAICKADMLIKGQDVASIKLGNTLSNDQLADKRFDFMLSNPPFGVEWKKVQKQITDEHSHKGFDGRFGPGLPRVSDGSLLFLLHLVSKMRDPRDGGSRIGIILNGSPLFTGGAGSGESEIRRYLLQNDLVEAIVALPTDMFYNTGIATYVWILSNHKAAARQGKVQLIDGSQHYAKMRKSLGSKRQYITEDQISELVRLYGSFEQTAQSKIFPIDAFGYRRITVERPLRLNFQASAERLAKVLEEKALQKLDSAAQQQLLAALQAMDASVLHRNREQFSKLLKKALTAHGVSLSTPELKALMSAFSERDPEADICMSKGQPEADAGLRDNENVPLGESVHDYFQREVIPHVPDAWIDESKTDALDGEVGIVGFEIPFNRHFYVFQPPRPLVEIDSDLKACTDRIKQMIEGLSA, from the coding sequence GTGAACACGGAAAACCATTCCCAGACGGCCGCCTTTCTTTGGTCGATTGCCGATCTGTTGCGCGGGGACTTCAAGCAGTCCCAGTACGGCCGCATCATTCTGCCGTTTACCCTGTTGCGCCGGATGGAGTGCGTGCTCGCGCCGACCAAGGATGAGGTGGTCAAGCAGACCTTTGCGCAGGAAGGCCGCCCCGATACCGTGCGCGAGATGTTTCTGTTGCGCGCTGCTGATCAGCAGTTCTTCAACGCCTCGCCGCTGACCCTTGGCACGCTGTCGGACACCCAGACCGCCGCCGACCTAATGAGCTACGTGCAGGCATTCAGCAAGGATGCCCGCGAGATCTTTGAGCACTTCCACTTTGAGGATTTCGTTCAGCAGCTAGAAACCGCCAACCTGCTGTATCAGGTGGTGCAGCGTTTCGCCGCCACTGATCTGAGCCCCGAGTTCATCAGCAACTTCGGCATGGGCATCATCTTCGAAGAGCTGATCCGCAAGTTCGCGGAAAGCTCCAACGAAACCGCCGGGGAGCACTTCACCCCGCGCGATATCGTGCACCTCACCACCTCGCTGGTGATCACCGATCAGGACCACAAGCTCGCGCCCAACAGCATCGTCACCATCTATGACCCAACCGCCGGCACCGGCGGCTTTCTGTCCGAGGGTGATGAGTACATCCAGTCCATCAGCACAAAGGTCAGCGTGTCGCTGCACGGCCAGGAGCTCAACCCCGAGTCCTACGCCATCTGCAAGGCGGACATGCTGATCAAGGGCCAGGACGTGGCCAGCATCAAGCTCGGCAACACCCTGTCCAATGACCAGCTGGCCGACAAGCGCTTCGACTTTATGCTCAGCAACCCGCCGTTCGGCGTGGAATGGAAGAAGGTGCAAAAGCAGATCACCGACGAGCACAGCCACAAGGGCTTCGACGGTCGCTTCGGCCCCGGCCTACCGCGCGTCTCCGACGGTTCGCTGCTGTTCCTCCTGCACCTGGTCAGCAAGATGCGTGACCCGCGCGACGGCGGCTCGCGCATCGGCATCATCCTCAACGGCTCGCCGCTGTTTACCGGCGGCGCGGGTTCGGGTGAGTCGGAGATTCGCCGCTACCTGCTGCAGAACGATCTGGTCGAAGCCATCGTCGCGCTGCCCACCGACATGTTCTACAACACCGGCATCGCCACCTATGTGTGGATACTCAGCAACCACAAGGCCGCTGCGCGCCAGGGCAAGGTGCAGTTGATCGACGGCAGCCAGCACTACGCCAAAATGCGCAAGTCGCTGGGCAGCAAGCGCCAGTACATCACCGAGGATCAAATCAGCGAGCTGGTGCGCCTCTATGGCAGCTTCGAGCAAACCGCACAGAGCAAAATCTTCCCCATCGACGCCTTCGGCTATCGGCGCATCACCGTCGAACGCCCGCTACGCCTGAACTTCCAAGCCAGCGCCGAGCGCCTCGCTAAAGTGCTGGAAGAAAAAGCCCTGCAAAAGCTCGACAGCGCCGCTCAGCAGCAGCTACTGGCCGCACTGCAAGCCATGGACGCCAGTGTGTTGCACCGCAACCGCGAGCAGTTCAGCAAGCTGCTAAAAAAAGCTCTCACCGCCCACGGCGTCAGCCTCAGCACACCGGAGCTAAAAGCTTTGATGAGCGCCTTTAGCGAGCGCGACCCCGAGGCGGATATCTGCATGAGCAAGGGCCAGCCGGAAGCAGACGCCGGCCTGCGCGATAATGAGAACGTGCCGCTGGGCGAGTCGGTGCACGACTACTTCCAGCGCGAAGTCATCCCCCATGTACCGGATGCCTGGATCGACGAAAGCAAAACCGACGCGCTGGACGGCGAGGTCGGCATCGTCGGCTTCGAGATTCCCTTTAACCGCCACTTCTATGTGTTCCAGCCACCTCGCCCGCTGGTCGAGATCGACAGCGACCTGAAAGCCTGCACCGACCGCATCAAGCAGATGATCGAGGGGCTGTCAGCATGA